From the genome of Amycolatopsis sp. NBC_01488, one region includes:
- a CDS encoding response regulator transcription factor: protein MHLVIVDDETAVQDSLSRTLRFEGYTVSVAGDGAAGLKLVRDETPDGVLLDVTMPVLGGLETCRVLRAEGNTVPILMLTARTAVTDRVAGLDAGADDYLVKPFALQELLARVRALLRRTDYHTPPAPAAPPALRFGDVTLDPGTREVFRGGRPVHLTRTEFAMLETFLRHPRIVLTRTVMFENVWGYDFGTASNGLDVYVSYLRRKLEADGEPRLLHTVRGVGYVLREEPL from the coding sequence GTGCACCTGGTGATCGTCGACGACGAGACGGCCGTGCAGGACTCGCTGTCCCGCACTCTGCGCTTCGAGGGCTACACCGTCTCCGTCGCCGGCGACGGGGCCGCGGGACTCAAGCTGGTCCGCGACGAAACGCCCGACGGCGTCCTGCTCGACGTCACCATGCCGGTGCTCGGCGGCCTGGAGACCTGCCGGGTCCTGCGGGCCGAAGGCAACACCGTGCCGATCCTCATGCTGACCGCGCGGACCGCGGTCACCGACCGGGTCGCCGGCCTCGACGCGGGCGCCGACGACTACCTCGTCAAGCCGTTCGCCCTGCAGGAGCTGCTGGCCCGGGTGCGGGCGCTGCTGCGGCGCACCGACTACCACACCCCGCCCGCGCCCGCCGCTCCCCCGGCGCTGCGGTTCGGGGACGTGACGCTCGACCCGGGGACGCGGGAGGTGTTCCGCGGCGGCCGTCCGGTGCACCTGACCCGGACCGAGTTCGCGATGCTCGAGACGTTCCTGCGCCACCCGCGGATCGTGCTGACCCGCACCGTGATGTTCGAGAACGTGTGGGGCTACGACTTCGGGACCGCGTCGAACGGCCTCGACGTCTACGTCAGCTACCTGCGCCGCAAGCTGGAGGCCGACGGCGAGCCGCGGTTGCTGCACACCGTGCGCGGCGTCGGGTACGTCCTGCGCGAGGAACCGCTGTGA
- a CDS encoding HAMP domain-containing sensor histidine kinase produces MRRPRWKTLSLRARLGVLVAGAVAVAVVTVSASSWSITRANLYDQFDARLQSYAQLAAKTSSPEEALATLRSTEDRPAFGRDGGLTVQFRSATGTVTGTAGMMPVIPPPPADAPVAAASTGHASDIRRIAGDRFRVWTAQRPGGGTVEVAQDSEDVENTLARLGVWLLVVSLAGVLGATLTGRAVARSALRPVDDLTAAAENVARTQELSAAIDVTATGEIGRLATSFNEMLGALGRSRDEQRRLAEDAGHELRTPLTSLRNNIELLIHAEANPDRQLSAEDRSRLLADLDTQATELTALIGELVDLSTGERPSEEAERLALADVVGSAVERTRSRWPKVSFTAELTDAEVVARPAALERAVLNVLDNAAKWSPPGGTVHVSMAVAPDAVRMRVDDEGPGIAEADLPHVFERFYRADAARALPGSGLGLAIVDQVLTQHGGHASASRADTGGARFDLVLPPSPGNPAPSSSDSPGRPALSDR; encoded by the coding sequence GTGAGACGGCCCCGCTGGAAGACGCTGTCGCTGCGGGCTCGGCTGGGCGTGCTGGTGGCCGGCGCGGTGGCGGTGGCGGTGGTCACCGTCTCGGCGAGCTCGTGGAGCATCACCCGGGCGAACCTCTACGACCAGTTCGACGCCCGGTTGCAGTCCTACGCCCAGCTGGCGGCGAAGACGTCGTCGCCGGAGGAGGCGCTGGCAACGCTGCGGTCCACCGAAGACCGCCCCGCATTCGGCCGGGACGGCGGGCTGACCGTCCAGTTCCGCTCCGCCACCGGCACGGTCACCGGCACCGCGGGCATGATGCCGGTCATCCCGCCGCCCCCGGCGGACGCGCCCGTCGCGGCGGCCTCGACCGGCCACGCGTCCGACATCCGCCGCATCGCGGGCGACCGGTTCCGCGTGTGGACGGCCCAGCGGCCCGGCGGCGGGACGGTGGAAGTCGCCCAGGACTCCGAGGACGTCGAGAACACGCTGGCGCGCCTCGGCGTCTGGCTGCTCGTCGTGTCGCTGGCCGGCGTGCTCGGGGCGACGCTGACCGGCCGGGCGGTCGCGCGCTCGGCCCTGCGGCCGGTGGACGACCTGACCGCGGCGGCCGAGAACGTCGCCAGGACGCAGGAGCTGTCGGCGGCCATCGACGTCACCGCGACCGGCGAGATCGGCAGGCTGGCGACGTCGTTCAACGAGATGCTCGGCGCACTGGGGCGCTCGCGCGACGAGCAGCGGCGGCTCGCCGAGGACGCCGGGCACGAGCTGCGGACGCCGTTGACCAGCCTGCGCAACAACATCGAGCTCCTCATCCACGCCGAAGCGAACCCCGACCGGCAGCTGTCGGCCGAGGACCGCTCGCGGCTGCTGGCCGACCTCGACACCCAGGCCACCGAGCTCACCGCGCTGATCGGCGAGCTGGTCGACCTGTCCACCGGGGAGCGGCCGAGCGAAGAGGCGGAACGGCTGGCGCTGGCCGACGTCGTCGGCTCGGCGGTCGAACGCACGCGGTCTCGGTGGCCGAAGGTGTCCTTCACCGCCGAGCTGACCGACGCGGAGGTCGTCGCGCGCCCCGCGGCGCTCGAACGGGCGGTGCTGAACGTGCTCGACAACGCCGCGAAGTGGTCACCGCCCGGAGGCACCGTGCACGTGTCGATGGCGGTGGCACCAGACGCGGTGCGAATGCGCGTCGACGACGAAGGCCCGGGCATCGCCGAAGCCGACCTGCCCCACGTCTTCGAGCGGTTCTACCGGGCCGACGCCGCCCGCGCGCTGCCCGGCTCGGGGCTCGGGCTGGCGATCGTCGACCAGGTCCTGACCCAGCACGGCGGGCACGCCTCGGCGTCGCGTGCCGACACCGGCGGCGCGCGGTTCGACTTGGTCCTGCCGCCTTCGCCAGGAAACCCCGCGCCATCTTCATCGGATTCTCCTGGACGGCCGGCACTGTCCGACAGGTGA
- the eno gene encoding phosphopyruvate hydratase has protein sequence MTAIARVRGREVLDSRGNPTVEVDVLLEDGSLGRAAVPSGASTGTREAVELRDGDQARYHGKGVRKAVTAVNTELAEAVVGLNAEAQAEVDAALIAADGTPNKARVGANATLGISLAVAKAAAAANTLPLYRYVGGVFAHQLPMPMMNIVNGGAHADNPIDFQEFMIGPVGAETFAEAVRMGSEVFHTLRASLRKAGHGTNVGDEGGFAPNLASADEALEFVVRAIEESGYTPGEDIALLLDPAASEFYADGVYDYRGEGRKRSVEEHVAYLADLTTRFPIVSIEDGLAQDDYDGWKQLTDGIGDRVQLVGDDVFCTNVKLLQDGIDRGIANSILIKVNQIGTLTETLLTVDTAHKAGYSAVMSHRSGETEDTTIADLAVATGCGQIKTGSLSRSDRTAKYNQLIRIEEELGAEARYAGRATLRGRR, from the coding sequence ATGACGGCAATCGCCCGTGTTCGTGGCCGTGAGGTGCTCGACAGCCGGGGCAACCCGACCGTCGAGGTGGACGTTCTCCTGGAGGACGGCTCGCTGGGCCGGGCCGCCGTCCCGTCGGGTGCTTCCACCGGCACGCGCGAAGCGGTCGAGCTGCGAGACGGCGACCAGGCGCGCTACCACGGCAAAGGCGTCCGCAAGGCCGTCACCGCGGTCAACACCGAACTCGCCGAAGCGGTCGTCGGGCTGAACGCCGAAGCGCAGGCCGAGGTCGACGCCGCGCTCATCGCGGCGGACGGAACGCCTAACAAGGCCCGGGTCGGCGCCAACGCCACGCTCGGGATCTCCCTGGCCGTCGCGAAGGCCGCCGCGGCGGCGAACACCCTGCCGCTGTACCGCTACGTCGGCGGCGTCTTCGCCCACCAGCTGCCGATGCCGATGATGAACATCGTCAACGGCGGCGCGCACGCCGACAACCCGATCGACTTCCAGGAGTTCATGATCGGCCCGGTCGGCGCCGAGACGTTCGCCGAGGCCGTGCGGATGGGCTCCGAGGTCTTCCACACGCTGCGCGCCTCGCTGCGGAAGGCCGGGCACGGCACCAACGTCGGCGACGAAGGCGGCTTCGCGCCCAACCTCGCGTCGGCCGACGAAGCGCTCGAGTTCGTCGTCCGCGCGATCGAGGAGAGCGGCTACACCCCCGGCGAGGACATCGCGCTGCTGCTCGACCCGGCCGCGTCGGAGTTCTACGCCGACGGCGTCTACGACTACCGCGGCGAGGGCCGCAAGCGCAGCGTCGAGGAGCACGTCGCCTACCTCGCCGACCTGACCACGCGCTTCCCGATCGTCTCCATCGAAGACGGCCTCGCGCAGGACGACTACGACGGCTGGAAGCAGCTCACCGACGGCATCGGCGACCGCGTGCAGCTCGTCGGCGACGACGTCTTCTGCACCAACGTCAAGCTGCTCCAGGACGGGATCGACCGCGGCATCGCGAACTCGATCCTGATCAAGGTCAACCAGATCGGCACGCTCACCGAGACGCTGCTGACCGTCGACACCGCGCACAAGGCGGGCTACTCGGCCGTGATGTCGCACCGCTCCGGCGAAACCGAGGACACCACGATCGCCGACCTCGCGGTCGCCACCGGCTGCGGCCAGATCAAGACCGGCTCGCTGTCCCGCTCCGACCGCACCGCCAAGTACAACCAGCTCATCCGCATCGAAGAAGAGCTGGGCGCCGAAGCCCGCTACGCCGGGCGCGCCACCCTCCGCGGCCGCCGCTGA
- a CDS encoding phospholipase D-like domain-containing protein yields MKPFHSFLDKVDERLGDGLEHVLCAHHRRRLRALGWGDVLGPGGADDRLGGRPAVRDGNRVEVLIDGEETLPSIEDAIRRAKSHVHIANWHASADFRLTREPGALTLRELLAETAERGVEVRVLLWAGPPVPAFQPTRGLARREQRKLTDGSAVRCVLDSRERTMHCHHEKIVVVDDAVAFVGGVDFTALEGDRHDSPQHPPRPIGWHDLASRLEGPVVADVADHFRKRWTEVADEDLPAPDVPGPAGGTRVQLLRTVPNSTYGFAPQGEFTILDGYLRALRSARRLVYLENQFLWSPEIAEVLLDKLRHPPHDRFRMVLLLPRKPSNGADTTRGQLGRLLDADDGHGRLLAATISAHDGDSGAPVYVHAKLGIVDDEWLTVGSANLNEHSLFNDTEVNIATDDRELARTTRLRLWAEHLGRDVAEVDGDPADVVDHLWRPLAREQAERERRGEHRTHRLVLLPGVSRRAGRLQGPLRGLLVDG; encoded by the coding sequence GTGAAGCCTTTTCACTCTTTCCTGGACAAGGTGGACGAGCGGCTCGGCGACGGGCTCGAGCACGTCCTGTGCGCCCATCACCGGCGGCGGCTGCGCGCGCTGGGCTGGGGCGACGTGCTCGGGCCCGGCGGCGCGGACGACCGCCTCGGCGGCCGGCCCGCGGTCCGCGACGGCAACCGCGTCGAGGTCCTGATCGACGGCGAAGAGACGCTGCCGTCGATCGAGGACGCCATCCGGCGCGCGAAGTCCCACGTGCACATCGCCAACTGGCACGCGAGCGCGGACTTCCGGCTGACGCGCGAGCCCGGCGCCCTCACCCTGCGGGAGCTGCTCGCCGAGACCGCCGAGCGCGGCGTCGAGGTGCGCGTGCTGCTGTGGGCCGGGCCGCCGGTCCCGGCGTTCCAGCCGACGCGGGGCCTGGCGCGGCGGGAGCAGCGGAAGCTCACCGACGGCTCGGCCGTGCGCTGCGTGCTGGACTCCCGCGAGCGGACCATGCACTGCCACCACGAGAAGATCGTGGTCGTCGACGACGCGGTCGCGTTCGTCGGCGGGGTCGACTTCACCGCGCTGGAGGGCGACCGGCACGACAGCCCGCAGCACCCGCCGCGGCCGATCGGCTGGCACGACCTGGCGTCGCGGCTCGAAGGCCCGGTCGTCGCCGACGTCGCCGACCACTTCCGAAAGCGGTGGACGGAGGTCGCCGACGAGGACCTGCCGGCGCCGGACGTGCCAGGGCCGGCCGGCGGCACCCGCGTCCAGCTGCTGCGCACGGTGCCGAACAGCACCTACGGCTTCGCGCCCCAGGGCGAGTTCACCATCCTCGACGGCTACCTGCGGGCCCTGCGCTCGGCGCGCCGGCTGGTCTACCTGGAGAACCAGTTCCTGTGGTCGCCCGAGATCGCCGAGGTGCTGCTCGACAAGCTGCGCCACCCGCCCCATGACCGCTTCCGCATGGTCCTGCTGCTGCCGCGCAAGCCGAGCAACGGCGCCGACACCACCCGCGGCCAGCTGGGCAGGCTGCTGGACGCCGACGACGGCCACGGCCGCCTGCTCGCGGCGACGATCAGCGCCCACGACGGCGATTCGGGCGCACCCGTCTACGTGCACGCGAAGCTCGGCATCGTCGACGACGAGTGGCTGACCGTCGGGTCCGCGAACCTCAACGAGCACTCGCTGTTCAACGACACCGAGGTCAACATCGCGACCGACGACCGCGAGCTGGCCCGCACGACGCGGCTGCGCCTGTGGGCCGAGCACCTCGGCCGGGACGTGGCCGAGGTGGACGGCGACCCGGCGGACGTCGTCGACCACCTCTGGCGGCCGCTGGCCCGGGAGCAGGCGGAGCGCGAACGCCGGGGCGAGCACCGCACGCACCGGCTGGTGCTGCTTCCCGGCGTCTCCCGGCGGGCGGGCCGGCTGCAGGGACCGCTGCGTGGACTCCTCGTCGACGGCTGA